In Primulina eburnea isolate SZY01 chromosome 3, ASM2296580v1, whole genome shotgun sequence, one DNA window encodes the following:
- the LOC140825492 gene encoding pentatricopeptide repeat-containing protein At3g42630-like → MEFLQLRPPMKMLGPKDFQRFPMKNGVRNHSLLPMSMHGKDEKYTDFCDAWNYEPPKQKLRVEGLPKGSGKLVPAEKLKVVWDEVLKSEVVPQSVSNIISICGSIGDFDMITRILRLMQLNDAELVHDIFRQAISCFGKRGQLECMELMIKEMVSLGYSVDSATGNAYVLYYSSFGTLAEMEVAYGRLKRSRILLEGEGIRAISFAYIKENKFYALGQFLQDVGLSRRDVGNLIWNLLLLSYAADFKMKSLQRGFVRMVEAGFRPDLNTFNIRALAFSKMSLLWDLHLSLEHMAHESVAPDLVTYGCVVDAYMDRGLARNLKFAFSKLNWNSSVSVLTDPLVFEAMGKSDFHSSSELFLWNVKKKDWTYKKLIDIYLKKKFRSNQIFWNY, encoded by the exons ATGGAATTTTTGCAATTACGTCCTCCCATGAAGATGCTTGGACCAAAGGATTTTCAGCGTTTTCCCATGAAAAATGGAGTCAGAAACCACTCTTTGCTTCCTATG AGTATGCATGGAAAAGATGAGAAATATACTGATTTCTGTGATGCTTGGAATTATGAACCACCAAAACAAAAACTAAGGGTGGAAGGATTGCCTAAGGGTTCAGGAAAACTTGTTCCTGCTGAGAAACTAAAG GTGGTTTGGGATGAAGTGTTGAAAAGTGAAGTTGTGCCTCAATcagtttcaaatataattagTATTTGTGGTAGCATAGGAGATTTCGATATGATTACCAGAATTCTGCGTCTTATGCAGCTGAACGATGCTGAACTTGTACATGATATCTTTAGACAGGCTATCTCTTGTTTTGGGAAGAGGGGACAGCTAGAGTGCATGGAGCTCATGATTAAGGAGATGGTTTCCCTGGGGTATTCTGTTGATTCCGCCACTGGAAATGCTTATGTATTGTATTACAGCTCTTTTGGTACTCTGGCTGAGATGGAAGTTGCTTATGGCCGTCTCAAGAGGTCACGGATTCTTTTAGAGGGAGAAGGGATCAGGGCCATTTCATTTGCTTATATCAAGGAAAATAAGTTTTACGCTTTAGGCCAATTTCTGCAGGATGTAGGTCTTAGTAGGAGAGATGTTGGTAATCTTATTTGGAACCTGTTGTTACTATCCTACGCCGCAGATTTTAAAATGAAAAGCCTTCAAAGGGGGTTTGTGAGGATGGTGGAGGCGGGATTCAGACCCGATCTCAATACCTTTAATATTAGAGCTCTGGCTTTCTCAAAAATGTCTTTACTTTGGGACCTGCATCTGAGTCTTGAACACATGGCACATGAATCAGTGGCTCCTGATTTGGTGACTTACGGTTGTGTTGTGGATGCATACATGGACAGGGGACTAGCAAGAAATTTGAAATTCGCATTTAGCAAATTGAATTGGAACAGTTCTGTTTCAGTATTGACCGATCCACTTGTTTTTGAGGCAATGGGAAAAAGCGACTTTCATTCCAGTTCTGAGTTATTTTTGTGGAATGTTAAAAAAAAGGATTGGACTTACAAAAAGCTAATTGATATCTATCTTAAGAAAAAGTTCCGGAGTAATCAAATATTTTGGAATTACTAA
- the LOC140825493 gene encoding FCS-Like Zinc finger 13-like translates to MVKIERKKKKMLSVNFSFLKLTEHYGSTKQTTAYRSPINFKEPNGAVGLGILAALEQQHDEDPIFRSAFLAISPKSFKYPITVHGNENLLKNNEADKKLIVEETELCEEYTCLISHEGENLIRKREYFYAGSVGNNDGFHGVSAVNGNGDGFEVFSDSSVGFGREMATYWTSDFLTSCFRCKKFLHGLDIFMYRGEKAFCSAECRCKQISIDEQKEKCHTEARKPIECSASACSGASQFIAGVAAA, encoded by the exons ATGGTTAAAATAGAACGGAAAAAGAAGAAGATGCTATCTGTAAATTTCTCCTTTCTTAAACTCACTGAACACTACGGCTCCACAAAACAGACCACTGCATATAGATCTCCGATTAACTTTAAGGAGCCGAACGGAGCCGTGGGACTTGGTATTCTTGCAGCCCTCGAACAGCAGCATGATGAAGATCCGATCTTTAGGAGTGCGTTTCTTGCAATCTCCccaaaatcatttaaataccCAATCACGGTACATGGGAATGAAAATTTATTGAAAAACAACGAGGCTGATAAGAAGCTTATCGTGGAGGAAACGGAGTTGTGTGAGGAGTACACTTGTCTGATATCTCATGAGGGTGAGAATCTGATAAGGAAAAGGGAATATTTTTATGCTGGTTCTGTGGGAAATAATGATGGTTTTCACGGGGTTTCTGCTGTTAATGGAAATGGTGATGGTTTTGAAGTGTTCTCTGATTCTTCAGTCGGTTTTGGAAGGGAAATGGCCACCTATTGGACCTCAGATTTTCTAACTTCTTGCTTTCGTTGCAAGAAGTTCCTTCACGGCTTGGATATTTTTATGTAcag AGGGGAGAAGGCGTTTTGTAGCGCAGAGTGCCGGTGCAAGCAAATCTCGATTGACGAACAGAAAGAGAAATGTCACACCGAGGCGAGGAAGCCCATAGAGTGCTCTGCTTCAGCTTGCTCGGGTGCGTCACAGTTCATTGCTGGTGTTGCTGCAGCTTGA
- the LOC140825494 gene encoding protein FAR1-RELATED SEQUENCE 9-like isoform X1 — translation MWYKNCCKRRHVRIRRRPRSVFLLRSIHGCCWIPSKCHCRCFGYRLKMHDGINKQVNIRAWLQYVSDYMKRMQAASPSFFHEFQGDSGNVFWTDAAFQANYTNFGDTVRIDTSYRANRLKLPFVTFTGINHHAQPVLFGCGLLLNESENTFIWLLQTWLQAMSGRSSPVSVTTDPDQLVQMAVAQVLPDAHHRFCRWSLLSQTQEKLAHVYQTNPTFDIEFKNCINEASTVEEFESCWAALVDRYFLMDNEWLQSVYRIRDQWIPVYMRGVFFGELFPGEHNGGTSLFFDGFVSNTTNTVQLLMKQYEKAISSWQEKELKEEFDTSNAAPVLKTPSPMEKQAANLYTRRVFIKFQEELVETLANPATMIDGSTVLTSYRVSKFGEEHKAHTVRFNLFEMKATCTCRMLEFSGIICRHVLSVFRAKNVLTLPSDYVLKRWTKNAKTNGGLSTSDNAALLPNNDRESRTTRRDNLRQEAMRYIEEGAKSIHSYNMAMSALQEASKRVAAVESKNSGAMQSTDAADEGNLETHVIENQSAAPLSKEEKEKKIQELTSELESTNQRSEVYRAILLALFKDMEDQNLKLSIKVQNARLTLKE, via the exons ATGTGGTATAAGAATTGCTGCAAACGACGACACGTCCGCATCCGCCGCCGCCCTCGCTCTGTGTTTCTTCTCCGATCGATTCACGGTTGCTGCTGGATTCCTTCAAAGTGCCA TTGCAGATGCTTCGGGTATAGATTAAAAATGCACGATGGTATTAACAAGCAAGTAAATATCAGGGCTTGGCTTCAATATGTGTCTGATTATATGAAAAGAATGCAGGCTGCGAGTCCATCTTTCTTTCATGAATTTCAGGGTGATAGTGGAAATGTTTTTTGGACTGATGCAGCTTTCCAAGCAAATTATACCAATTTTGGGGACACAGTCAGAATTGATACATCATACAGGGCTAACCGCTTGAAGTTGCCGTTTGTCACTTTCACTGGCATAAATCATCATGCTCAACCTGTTCTCTTTGGATGTGGGTTGCTTCTGAATGAGTCTGAAAACACGTTTATTTGGCTCCTTCAAACATGGCTGCAAGCAATGTCTGGGCGCAGCAGCCCTGTTTCAGTCACTACCGACCCTGATCAACTTGTACAGATGGCTGTGGCACAAGTTCTTCCTGATGCACACCATCGATTTTGTAGATGGAGCTTATTAAGTCAGACACAGGAGAAGTTAGCTCATGTATATCAAACAAATCCTACTTTTGATATCGAGTTCAAGAACTGCATCAATGAAGCCAGCACAGTTGAGGAGTTTGAGTCCTGTTGGGCAGCCCTTGTGGACAGATACTTTCTTATGGATAACGAATGGCTTCAGTCTGTGTACAGGATTCGTGATCAGTGGATCCCTGTTTATATGAGAGGTGTGTTTTTTGGGGAATTGTTCCCAGGGGAGCACAATGGCGGCACAAGTTTGTTTTTCGACGGGTTTGTGAGTAACACCACTAACACTGTACAGCTGTTAATGAAACAGTATGAAAAAGCCATCTCAAGTTGGCAAGAGAAGGAATTGAAAGAGGAGTTTGATACTTCTAATGCTGCACCAGTTTTGAAAACACCATCCCCCATGGAAAAACAGGCCGCTAATCTTTATACCAGGAGGGTATTCATTAAATTTCAAGAGGAATTGGTGGAGACTCTTGCTAATCCTGCTACTATGATTGATGGCTCTACTGTACTGACATCATATAGGGTATCCAAATTTGGTGAAGAGCACAAAGCTCACACAGTTAGATTCAATTTATTCGAAATGAAAGCTACCTGTACCTGCCGAATGCTTGAATTTTCTGGTATCATTTGTAGGCATGTTCTGTCAGTATTCAGAGCAAAAAATGTTCTTACCCTCCCTTCTGATTATGTTCTGAAACGCTGGACAAAAAATGCTAAGACAAATGGTGGTTTGTCCACAAGTGATAATGCAGCATTGTTGCCTAACAATGATCGAGAATCTAGAACTACTCGACGTGATAATTTACGCCAAGAGGCTATGAGATATATAGAAGAAGGTGCAAAATCTATACATAGTTATAACATGGCGATGAGTGCTCTGCAAGAGGCTTCAAAAAGAGTCGCTGCTGTCGAGAGTAAAAATTCCGGAGCCATGCAGAGCACCGATGCAGCAGATGAAGGGAATCTGGAGACGCATGTCATTGAGAATCAATCTGCAGCACCTTTATCCAAG GAAGAGAAGGagaaaaaaattcaagaattgaCCTCTGAACTGGAGAGCACAAATCAGAGGTCTGAAGTGTATCGTGCGATTCTACTCGCGCTTTTTAAAGACATGGAAGACCAGAATCTAAAGCTCTCAATTAAAGTCCAGAATGCACGGCTCACATTAAAAGAGTAA
- the LOC140825494 gene encoding protein FAR1-RELATED SEQUENCE 9-like isoform X2, which translates to MWYKNCCKRRHVRIRRRPRSVFLLRSIHGCCWIPSKCQCFGYRLKMHDGINKQVNIRAWLQYVSDYMKRMQAASPSFFHEFQGDSGNVFWTDAAFQANYTNFGDTVRIDTSYRANRLKLPFVTFTGINHHAQPVLFGCGLLLNESENTFIWLLQTWLQAMSGRSSPVSVTTDPDQLVQMAVAQVLPDAHHRFCRWSLLSQTQEKLAHVYQTNPTFDIEFKNCINEASTVEEFESCWAALVDRYFLMDNEWLQSVYRIRDQWIPVYMRGVFFGELFPGEHNGGTSLFFDGFVSNTTNTVQLLMKQYEKAISSWQEKELKEEFDTSNAAPVLKTPSPMEKQAANLYTRRVFIKFQEELVETLANPATMIDGSTVLTSYRVSKFGEEHKAHTVRFNLFEMKATCTCRMLEFSGIICRHVLSVFRAKNVLTLPSDYVLKRWTKNAKTNGGLSTSDNAALLPNNDRESRTTRRDNLRQEAMRYIEEGAKSIHSYNMAMSALQEASKRVAAVESKNSGAMQSTDAADEGNLETHVIENQSAAPLSKEEKEKKIQELTSELESTNQRSEVYRAILLALFKDMEDQNLKLSIKVQNARLTLKE; encoded by the exons ATGTGGTATAAGAATTGCTGCAAACGACGACACGTCCGCATCCGCCGCCGCCCTCGCTCTGTGTTTCTTCTCCGATCGATTCACGGTTGCTGCTGGATTCCTTCAAAGTGCCA ATGCTTCGGGTATAGATTAAAAATGCACGATGGTATTAACAAGCAAGTAAATATCAGGGCTTGGCTTCAATATGTGTCTGATTATATGAAAAGAATGCAGGCTGCGAGTCCATCTTTCTTTCATGAATTTCAGGGTGATAGTGGAAATGTTTTTTGGACTGATGCAGCTTTCCAAGCAAATTATACCAATTTTGGGGACACAGTCAGAATTGATACATCATACAGGGCTAACCGCTTGAAGTTGCCGTTTGTCACTTTCACTGGCATAAATCATCATGCTCAACCTGTTCTCTTTGGATGTGGGTTGCTTCTGAATGAGTCTGAAAACACGTTTATTTGGCTCCTTCAAACATGGCTGCAAGCAATGTCTGGGCGCAGCAGCCCTGTTTCAGTCACTACCGACCCTGATCAACTTGTACAGATGGCTGTGGCACAAGTTCTTCCTGATGCACACCATCGATTTTGTAGATGGAGCTTATTAAGTCAGACACAGGAGAAGTTAGCTCATGTATATCAAACAAATCCTACTTTTGATATCGAGTTCAAGAACTGCATCAATGAAGCCAGCACAGTTGAGGAGTTTGAGTCCTGTTGGGCAGCCCTTGTGGACAGATACTTTCTTATGGATAACGAATGGCTTCAGTCTGTGTACAGGATTCGTGATCAGTGGATCCCTGTTTATATGAGAGGTGTGTTTTTTGGGGAATTGTTCCCAGGGGAGCACAATGGCGGCACAAGTTTGTTTTTCGACGGGTTTGTGAGTAACACCACTAACACTGTACAGCTGTTAATGAAACAGTATGAAAAAGCCATCTCAAGTTGGCAAGAGAAGGAATTGAAAGAGGAGTTTGATACTTCTAATGCTGCACCAGTTTTGAAAACACCATCCCCCATGGAAAAACAGGCCGCTAATCTTTATACCAGGAGGGTATTCATTAAATTTCAAGAGGAATTGGTGGAGACTCTTGCTAATCCTGCTACTATGATTGATGGCTCTACTGTACTGACATCATATAGGGTATCCAAATTTGGTGAAGAGCACAAAGCTCACACAGTTAGATTCAATTTATTCGAAATGAAAGCTACCTGTACCTGCCGAATGCTTGAATTTTCTGGTATCATTTGTAGGCATGTTCTGTCAGTATTCAGAGCAAAAAATGTTCTTACCCTCCCTTCTGATTATGTTCTGAAACGCTGGACAAAAAATGCTAAGACAAATGGTGGTTTGTCCACAAGTGATAATGCAGCATTGTTGCCTAACAATGATCGAGAATCTAGAACTACTCGACGTGATAATTTACGCCAAGAGGCTATGAGATATATAGAAGAAGGTGCAAAATCTATACATAGTTATAACATGGCGATGAGTGCTCTGCAAGAGGCTTCAAAAAGAGTCGCTGCTGTCGAGAGTAAAAATTCCGGAGCCATGCAGAGCACCGATGCAGCAGATGAAGGGAATCTGGAGACGCATGTCATTGAGAATCAATCTGCAGCACCTTTATCCAAG GAAGAGAAGGagaaaaaaattcaagaattgaCCTCTGAACTGGAGAGCACAAATCAGAGGTCTGAAGTGTATCGTGCGATTCTACTCGCGCTTTTTAAAGACATGGAAGACCAGAATCTAAAGCTCTCAATTAAAGTCCAGAATGCACGGCTCACATTAAAAGAGTAA
- the LOC140828038 gene encoding sodium transporter HKT1-like — MKNFGDCCKEIEGYVKKCLWANLVWLYNSVLDLILYLIHVLMFKINPFWIELFYFLSSSSLGFLVLKVSKPKSITTFRPQNLDLFFTAVSAVTVSSMSTLEMEVFSNAQLIVLTILMFTGGEVFVSSLQLQMKKAKISQKGLLRHYSSTESYSSSSNPNIDQSISDHIELGLPTCTDQFEQETSCTCKYKPEYLQAESMEENQVWKLRCIKILSYVVSSYLVVIHAVGITSIAVYLKLTPSAKQVLNQKGLNISTFSFFTIVSTFSNCGFLPNNENMIIFKKNSGLSLLLIPYMLLGNTLYAACLRFLVFLLQKATRKEEFKFMLKNYGELGYEHLMTGVDSVYLAISVLGFLVMQMIVFCCLQWNSEVVGGLSFYEKIVGSFFQVVNSRHTGLSVFDLSAVSPGMLLLFLIMMYLPPYARFVPVEEAPKNGGGNLRRKRFDGFWERIMLSPLIYLAIFVFSICVTEREKIKRDPLNFNVFNIVFEVISAYGNVGFSTGYSCEKQINPDSNCQNATYGFVGRWSDGGKLILIVVMFFGRLKKLNKQGGRAWKFS; from the exons ATGAAGAATTTTGGCGATTGTTGTAAAGAAATAGAGGGATACGTCAAAAAATGTTTGTGGGCAAATCTAGTGTGGCTGTATAACTCCGTTCTTGATTTAATACTGTATCTAATCCACGTTCTCATGTTTAAAATCAACCCATTCTGGATTGAACTTTTCTACTTCCTCTCATCTTCTTCACTTGGTTTCTTGGTTTTAAAGGTATCAAAACCTAAAAGTATCACCACATTCAGACCTCAAAATCTTGATCTTTTCTTCACTGCTGTGTCTGCTGTTACAGTTTCAAGCATGTCAACTCTAGAAATGGAGGTTTTCTCAAATGCGCAACTCATAGTTTTGACCATTTTAATGTTCACTGGCGGTGAAGTTTTCGTTTCATCTCTTCAACTTCAAATGAAGAAAGCCAAGATTAGCCAGAAAGGATTACTCCGCCATTACAGCAGTACAGAATCTTATTCTAGCTCTTCAAATCCAAACATCGATCAGTCTATATCTGATCATATTGAGCTAGGTTTACCTACTTGCACTGATCAATTCGAACAAGAAACATCGTGTACCTGTAAATATAAACCCGAATATTTGCAGGCTGAATCCATGGAGGAAAACCAAGTTTGGAAGCTGAGATGCATAAAAATTCTGTCCTACGTAGTTTCTTCTTACCTCGTAGTAATCCATGCAGTGGGCATCACTTCAATTGCCGTCTATTTAAAACTAACCCCATCTGCCAAACAAGTGCTTAACCAAAAGGGCCTAAACATTTCAACTTTTTCTTTCTTCACCATAGTTTCCACATTCTCAAACTGTGGGTTCCTCCCCAACAACGAAAAcatgattattttcaaaaagaaCTCTGGCTTGTCACTGCTCTTGATCCCTTATATGCTATTAGGGAACACGCTATACGCTGCTTGCCTGCGTTTCTTGGTGTTTTTATTGCAAAAAGCTACAAGAAAAGAAGAATTTAAGTTCATGTTAAAGAATTATGGAGAGTTGGGGTATGAACATCTGATGACAGGGGTGGATTCTGTGTATTTGGCCATCAGTGTTCTAGGGTTCTTAGTGATGCAGATGATTGTGTTTTGCTGTTTACAATGGAATTCCGAGGTTGTCGGAGGTCTAAGTTTCTATGAGAAAATTGTGGGTTCTTTCTTCCAAGTGGTAAATTCAAGGCATACTGGGCTATCCGTGTTTGATCTTTCTGCAGTTTCTCCAGGCATGTTGCTGCTGTTTCTGATAATGAT GTACCTCCCACCATATGCAAGATTTGTACCAGTTGAAGAAGCACCTAAAAATGGAGGAGGAAATCTAAGAAGAAAAAGATTTGATGGATTTTGGGAGCGGATAATGTTGTCGCCTCTCATTTATTTGGCCATATTTGTTTTCTCTATTTGTGTCACGGAAAGAGAGAAGATTAAAAGGGATCCTCTCAACTTTAATGTCTTCAACATTGTCTTTGAAGTGATAAG TGCGTATGGGAATGTGGGATTCTCGACTGGGTATAGTTGTGAGAAGCAGATAAACCCCGATAGCAATTGTCAGAATGCAACTTATGGATTCGTAGGAAGATGGAGTGATGGGGGAAAACTAATATTAATTGTCGTTATGTTCTTCGGAAGACTgaagaaattaaataaacaaggtGGCAGAGCTTGGAAATTTTCATGA